From the Chryseobacterium fluminis genome, the window ACACCGAATTTTTAGTGATCGAAAGAGACGGGACCTTCGGTTCTCTGGGTGGACTTAAAAAAGTCTACAGGATCAGCCTTTCGGGAGCTTCTGATATTTCAGGATCAGACCTGTCTGCAGTTGACGGGTTGAAAATCAACGGTAAAACTTTTGAGCAGTCTACATGGAATGAAATTACCGCAGCGGGATATAAGCCTGTTACAAAAACTTTAGCGGTAGACCTTGTTGCAAAACTGGGTTATGAACATGACAAATTTGAGGGAATTGTCTACCTGGGCAATAATAAACTGGCCGTTTTTAATGATGATGATTTCGGAGTAGCTGATGACGGAAACGGAAATCCTAAAACAAAAATTCTTCCTAAAACAGGAAAACAGGATAAAGGAACGATGTATGTAGTCGATATTCAATAATTAGATTTTTAAAGAATCCGGCGGCATCAAAGATGCCGCCGGATTTACTTTTGTTCTTACCCGGGTAAAAATGGTTACCATACAGTAATTCTATGATCCTGTAACTTACATCAAGAAGACACTAATAAAACAGGGTCCACACATAATCAATGCCGTATGAAATTAATGTTCAACTCAATTACTGCTTCTCTGCCCTGAAATTATGATTGTGTGAAGGATCATCAATAAGAGTGCTCCATAACAGATACAGCAGTTTAGTCTGCAAATAAAAATAACGTGCCGGCAAGCACGTTATATATGGTTATGAATAAGTTTTATGAGTTAAAACCTTCGATAATTTTTGAGAAATCTTCCAGCTTCAGAGCTGCTCCGCCGATCAGACCTCCATCGATGTCAGGCTGGGAAAAAATTTCCTTGGCATTATCAGGTTTTACAGAACCTCCATACAGGATCGAAACCTCATCGGCAACTTCCTGTCCGTATTTTGCTGCAATGGTGCTTCTGATATGTGCATGAATTTCCTGAGCCTGTTCCGGAGTGGCCGTTTCGCCGGTTCCGATAGCCCAAACCGGTTCATAAGCGATGACCACTTTTTTAATTTCTTCTGCTGAAAGAGTGCAAAGGGCAACTTCAGTCTGGTTTTTTACCACATCAAAGTGCTCACCTGCTTTTCTTTGCTCTAAGGTCTCACCGTTACAGTACACAGGAATTAATCCTTTATCTAAAGCCAGTTTCACTTTTCTGTTGCAGTGGGAATCTGTTTCGCCGTGATACTGTCTTCTTTCAGAATGTCCGATAAGAGAACCGGTTGCATCGATCGATTCCAGCATATCCGCAGAAAGTTCACCGGTATAGGCTCCGCTTTCGTGCTCGCTCATATCCTGTGAGAATACTCCGATTTCGTCTTTTTCAAAGATATCTTTGGCCATCATCAGGTATAGAGACGGCGGTGCGATCCAAACCTCGCAGTTGGTTGTATTGCTATTTTTATAACTGAGTAACTGAATCATCAACTGCTGAGCATCAATTACATTTTTGTTCATTTTCCAGTTTCCTGCAACGATTTTTCTTCTCATAATTTTTTTGATTTATTTAATCTTCTTCTATTTTAGTATCAATAAAGGTATAGGTATCGTCTTTTTGACCTAATATATTTACTGACTGAAACCTGACATCACCATTCCCCAAAACTTCGTACGTATATTCATCCGTAACGTTATCTACGTTGTGGAGTTCATAGTACTTACCGTTGTTGGTCCACCATTTGCCGTTTTCAGTTCTCTGTTGCACATTGCCTTCTCTATCAATAGCCACGTACATCAGAATACTTTTTCCTTTTTCCAACCGGCACGAGATCCAGTATTTAGACATTCCGTCAATCTGCTTATTGTGTTCAGAGCCTTTGTAGCAACCCATCATTTTTTTGTCGTACTCTTTTTTTTGAGCGGTTATCCCTGTACCTATCATCAGGAGAGATATCATAAAAAGCTGTTTCATAATTTATTTGGTAATTCCTTCCAGTTTAAACATAAATGCATACACCAATGCGAGGTCCTTAAGATAATCGAATCTTCCCGAAGCTCCGCCATGACCGTAATCCATGTCTGTTTTTAGCAGAAGTACATTTTTATCTGTTTTCATATCTCTTAATTTGGCAACCCACTTAGCAGGCTCGAAATACTGAACCTGGGAATCATGCAGGCCTGTGGTTACCAGAATATTCGGATATTTTTTCTTTTCTACATTTTCATAGGGAGAGTAGGATTTCATGTAAAAATAGGCTTCCTTATTGTTGGGATTTCCCCACTCATCATATTCATTGGTCGTCAAAGAAATGCTTTCATCCAGCATGGTATTCACCACATCTACGAACGGAACCTGTGAGATAACACCATTCCATAAATCGGGACTCATATTAACTACGGCACCCATCAGCAACCCTCCCGCGCTTCCGCCCTGGGCATACAAATGTTTTGGAGACGTATATTTTTCTTTAACCAGATACTCACCGACACTGATGAAATCGGTAAACGTATTCTTCTTTTTCATCATTTTGCCATCCTCATACCATTGCCTCCCCATTTCCTGGCCTCCCCGGATATGAGCAATCGCAAAGGCAAAACCTCTGTCCAGAAGGCTCAGTCTCGTACTGCTGAAACTTGCATCCATCGAGTTTCCGTAAGAACCGTAAGCATAGAGTAGAAGAGGACTGTTTCCATTCTTCTGATATCCTTTTTTATAGACAATGGAGACCGGAATTCTTGTTCCGTCTTTTGCCGTGGCAAAAAGTCTTTCGGTGATGTAATTTTCCTTATTGTAACCCCCGAGAACTTCCTGTTGTTTTAATAATGTTCTCTTTCCTGTTTTCAGATCCTGCTCAAACTGAGAACTGGGTGTGATCATGGAAGTATAACCGAAACGGAAATTATCGGTATTGTACTCAGGATTGCCTGACGGATAAACAGTATACGTAGGCTCGTCAAACTTCAGGAATTCTTTTTTACCTGTTTTTCTGTCATAAATCGCCAGTTGTGACAATCCGTTCTGTCTTTCGCTGAACACCAGGAAATTCTTAAACTCACTGATTCCTTCCATCAGCACCTCTTTTCTGTGCGGAATAAAATCTTTCCAGTGATCTATACCGGTCTTATCCAAAGGTGTTTCCATCACCTTGAAATTTAAAGCATCTTTATTGGTTGTGATGAGGAATTTATCTTCCAAAGCTGTGACATCATACAGTACATCTTTTATTCTCGGCTGGAAAACTTTAAATGTTCCGTTGGGTTGAGCAGCATCCAGATATCTTGTCTCCGATGAGGTAGTGGCTCCGGAGTAGATCATAATGAATTTTTCATTCTTCGATTTTCCGACCCCTATATAATTCGATTTGTCTTTCTCCTCATATACCATCGCGTCTGCGGAAGAAGCCGTTCCCAGCGTATGTCTGAAAATTTTCTCAGTTAAAAGCGTTTCAGGATTTTTTCCGGTGTAGAAAATGGTTTTGTTATCATTGGCCCAAACCGCAGTTCCCGTGGTGTTTCTGATACCAAGATCTGTTGTTTTTCCAGTTGATAAATCTTTTAAAATTAATTTGTATTGCCTTCTGGACACATCATCCACACCATAAATCAATTTTGTATTATCGGGACTGATGCTGAAGCCGGATGCTGAGAAATAAGCATGTCCTTCGGCAAGCTGGTCAACATCCAGAAGGACTTCTTCAGGAGCATTAAGATTTCCTTTTTTCCGGCAATATTTAAAATACTGCTTTCCTTCTTCGGTGCGGGTATAATAATAATATCCGTTTTTAAAGCTTGGTACAGATTCGTCTTTTTCTTTAATCCGGGCTTTCATTTCTTTGAAAAGCTGTGCTCTGAAAGGTTCTGTATCTTTCATCATACCGGTCCAGTAATTGTTTTCAGCCTTTAGGTAATCGACGACCTTGGTCGAATCTTTTCCTTTTTTAAAATAATCGATCATCCAATAATAGGGATCATTCACTCTATCTCCATGGATTTCTCTGATATGTTCCTGCTTCTCAGCTGTCGGAGATTTAAGGTCCGGGAACTTTTGTGACTGAAAGGTAACTGTACTCATTACGAATAGGGATAAATAAATTTTTTTCATCGTTATATATTTTTTTTATCAGTTTAATCCAGGTTCCAGAGACTTTTTAAATGTTTATAGAAGCTATGCTCTTCATCGGTTACCTGGTTGTCCGCCTTTATTAATGTTTTGGCAAACTGAGCAAACTTTTTACGTTCTTCCTCTGTCGAATCATCCTTGAAACAACCGGCATGAAATTCAAAGTGATTTTTCCACTCGTCTGGCTGCAGCATCGCAAGGGTATCCAGTTCGTCATCAAGATCTATTCTGAAAGGGAATTCATCTGCAAGGTACTGTTGGATCACCATTCCTTCTTCAGGAGCGAAATCTCCGTCTACAGAAGAAAGGATCATTAATAAGTGGTATCCGGCGATTGATTTATTTGATTTTTGCATTGTTGAATGTTTAGTTTAAAAATTTTATTTCAAGTTTAGGGATAAGACTGAGCAAGCAACGTATTATTTTACGTAATCTTTTGCAGGCTGCTTATCTGTAATTTTTCCGTTCTGTAAAATTAAAACAAAAGGATTGCTTCTGGCAATGGTTTTTATGGCCGTCCCGTCCATCATCATATTTTTGATGGTCTTAAAAGTATTCGGATCCGTAGAAACACCGTAGAGCACATCAGCTTTTTCCGCTTTTACTTTAGCCTCAAGCTTCTGAAGCAATTCGGGCGAGACCTCTTTCGGATGATACGAAAATACCAATACCGCTTTCGGAGCATTAATCACCTGATCGGTAACGTCCAGCCCCGTAGGATCTTCGATTTTAAATTTTACGATTTCAGACTTATAGCCTTCCTTTACCAGAACAGATTCATTTTTTCCGTCTTCGATTTTCCAAGGAGAGCCTTCTGCCCAGTATTCTGTTTTCTTAATATAATCGTCCTGATTTACTTTCTTTACTTCTCCCGTCTTCTGGTTTTTAAGAGAGTAAAAGGTTTTATATTCAGATGGATTTTTATTGATTTTACCCTTTTCGGCTTTTAAATCGGTTCCTGTTTTATAATCCCGGAAATCAATCATCGGTTCATGCATAATGCCCTGAGCCATAATATAGATCATTATCAGGGAAAACAGTCCCAGTATCCAGTACTTAAATGTATCGGAAGCCTTTTTTCTGCGGTCAAAAGTATAAGCATCTTTCTTCTTAAAATCTTTTCTGTGAAGGATAAATACGGCAATTAACCCGATCAGAAGCACCACATCTTTCACAAAGCTCTGCCAGGGTGTAAACTTAATGGCATCGCCAAAACAGCCGCAGTCTGTGACTACATTGTAATAAGCTGAATAAAACGTCAGGAATCCAAAGAATATACAGAGCGCAATTAATGCTGAAAGGGTAAACTTAAGTTTCAGCTTTATCAAAAGCATACATCCTAACAGAAGTTCCAAAACCACCACAATGATTGAAAAAAGGAGTGCAAATTTTTCCAGGAACGGCATATTGAAAACCGGAGGAGAAAAATACTCTTCCATTTTGAAAGAAAAACCTACCAGATCCACTGCTTTTACAAACCCTGAAAGGATAAATATAACAGCAATAACGAAACGTAATAAACCTTTGATCATATGAATTAGTTTTGGGGTTCTTTTTCCGAGAATTTTATCAGGCAGAAAACAGCATAATTAAGCATATCAAAATAATTGGCATCCAGACCCTCCGATACAATGGTAAGCCCCTGGTTATCTTCTATCTGTTTGGTTCGTAATACTTTCTGGTAAATAAGATCGGTAATCGAAGAAATTCTCATATCCCGCCACGCTTCTCCGTAGTCATGGTTCTTTCTTTCCATCAGGGCTCTGGCTTCATGCGAGTAGTGATCATAAAGTTTCATGATTTCTTCCTTATTTTCATTAAAATCATTTGAAAAACCTTTCTCCAGCTGAATAAGTCCTATAATAGAGTAGTTCACCACGGCAATGAATTCACTTTCTTCACTCTCATCTACCATCTTTTTATCAGTCATCTGTAAGGTACGGATCCTGTTAACTTTAATGTAAATCTGATCCGTGATGGAGCTTGGCCTTAAAACCCGCCACGCCGGACCGTAATCCTGCAGCTTTTTGCTGAATAATTCCCGGCATTCACCGATCACTTTCCCGAACTGTACTGATGTTTCTGACATAAATTCTCTTAAACTTTCAAATATACAAAATAGGTTTCAGTTTTCAGGTTTCAGAAGAGGAGTTTTGGGCGATAATGGCAGAGAATCCTGGACTGACAAGTTAATGTTTCGCATGATTCTGAATGAATAAAAGTTTTCATGATCAACGGGAATTACTTAATCAATCTTAAACTTTTAGTTTAATTTTGCCGGAAATTAAATTCTTTTCTAATGTCCGCAACAAATCCGTTGGTTCCGAATGGTAACCCTCGCACCCATACAATTAACTGTAATGGAGGACTGGTCGATTTATCAGCGCCGAAAATCATGGGCATCCTGAATCTTACCCCCGATTCATTTTCTGACGGAGGAAGGTTTAATAATGAAACAGCAGCTTTGAACCACGCCGAAAAACTTATCAGAGAGGGTGCGGAAATTATTGATATCGGTGCACAGTCTACCCGTCCGAATGCTGAGTTTCTGACTGCTGCTGAAGAAATAAGAAGAATCGGATCTGTGATCGCAGGCATTAAAAAAGAATTTCCGGAAACATTGATTTCGCTGGATACTTTTTATGCAGAAACCGTAAAATTCGGCTACAGCGAAGGAATTGATATCATTAACGATATTTCCGGCGGACAGTATGATGAACAGATGTTGGCTTCCTCAGCTGAGACAGGACTTCCATATATTTTAATGCATGTGAATCCGTCATATGAAACCATGCACAACAAAATACATTTTGAGGATATCACTCTTTCCGTGAACCGTTATTTTTCTGAAAAAACAAATGAACTTTTAGAAAAAGGAATTGTCGATATCATTATTGATCCAGGTTTTGGCTTCGGGAAGACAGTGGAAGACCAGATGAAAATGATCGATGAGGTCGGATACCTTGGTTTCGGAAAATTTCCTTTATTAATTGGGATTTCAAGGAAATCTTTTATTTATAAACCTTTGGGCAAATCTGCTCTGGACATCAATGAAGAAACGCAAAAGCTGCATATGAAAGTTCTTAAACAGGGCGCCCGGATTCTGCGGGTACATGATGTGAAAGCCGCAAAGGAAACGCTTAATCAGTTTTTAAGGCTTTCATAAGCTTAAAATATACATTATTTCACGATGTCCTGAGCATTTGAAATAGTAAAGCTGAGTAAGATACCCAGCTTTACTATATCAGTGATAATGAACACGCACTTTGACTACCGTTCCAGGGTAAAGTCAGAGAGGACCTTGGGACGCACGTCTTCATTGGCTACTTTCCAGGAAGTCCGATACATCCATTCAGTCATTTTAAAGAGTTTTTTATAATTAATGTTTTCAGATTCATCCTGCGGCGTATGATACTGATCGTGCAGGACACTGGTGAAGAATATCGCTGGAATTCCGGCTTTCGCATATGGAAGATGGTCGCTTCGGAAATAGAAATATTCCGCGTGTTTCGGAGAATCCCAGTCCTTCAGATATTTGAATTTCGCACTTTCGTCATTGGCTTTTTCAGCCATTTTCACCAGCTCTTCAGAGTTTTTATGAGGTGCATTGCCTCCTAAAAGGGCAGCTTCATTATTATCATTCCTTCCGATCATATCTCCGTTTAAGACGGCAACAATATTTTCTTTCGGAACTACAGGATGAGCGGCATGCCATCTTGAGCCTAACAATCCCCGCTCTTCAGCACCGTGGAAAACAAACAGAATGCTTCTTTTGCCGGGTTGCTTTTTATAGGCTCTTGCCATGGCCAGCATTGCGACACACGTGCTGGCATTATCATCGGCACCGTTGTAGATAGTGTCGTTTTTTACAGGATGCCTGATTCCGTCATGATCCTGATGGCCGCTTAGCAATACGTATTCGTTCTTCAGTTCAGGATCGGTACCTTCTATTTTTCCGATAACATTTACAGATGGATATTTGTAGGTTTCAGTAATGAGGTGAAGAGAAGCAGAAGGGTTATTTTTTACCCAGGCTGCATTTTCCCTTTTGATCCATAACACCGGAATATGATCCGTTACTTTTTCTCGCAATCCTTCGACACCATAACTTCCTCTTGTCATTTGCGGAAGTACCTCAGCCCAGCTTTTATCCGCAGTGTCATCGGTAATAAAAATAATTCCCTTTGCTCCGAGTTCCAGCGCTTTGGTGTAATATTTTGTTCTGATAAATCCGGGATATCGTCTGACGAAAAGAGTCATGTCACGGTCGATATTTTTATCAGAAGCATGTACGGCAAGTATTTTTCCTTTGATATTCAATTTAGAAAGTTCTTCAGGTTCAGCATTTCCCGCATAGAGAACATCAGCAACCAGATTCGAGTTAACAGGTTCGGCGACCAGAAAATCTTTCCATAGGGTCAGCGGCTGGTTTCCGATTTTTAGTGTCGTCTGCGGAAGGACCTGGTGCCTGTACATATTAAAATACTGGAAGAAAGTCCCGTTGTCTCCTGCAGGTGCCATCCCGGCTTCTTTGGCTTTATCGGCCAGCCACATCGATACTTTCAGTTCATCCAGCGTTCCGGCTTCACGACCCCAAAACTGGTCTGCTGCCATTTCAAACATATCTTTTCGGAGATCAGTTTCTTTGATCGCGGAAACCAGTGGTTTCGGATAGGACTGTGCATGTCCGGTCGCGAAAATAAATAGCCCGGCAAGAACTGCAATACATCTCTTTCTCATTTAAATTTAATTAAGGTTAGCCAGTTTATCAGCAAACTGTTTTGAAAACTCTTTTCGGTCCTCTTCCAGTTTTTCCTGATTTGAAGGTAATATATAATTGAAAAGAATTTTGTCTTCCTGATCTAAAAAAACTATTTCCTTTTCTTCTCCGTCGATCATCTGTGCGAAAATTTCCCACATCGAAGTATCTTTTAGTTTTAAAAGCTCAAAAAACTGTTCTGCCTGTATTTGTATTGATTTCATGATGTAATATTTTATAATCAGATTAAAACTCCAATAGTTTCAGCTTAAACTGGATGGCAAAATTCTGCTTAAAATTTGGAGTGGTATAATATCCAACCCTGTAAAATAATCCTAAATTAAAATAGGTAGAAAGAAAGTTACTCCATTCCAGGCCTACTTCCTGATAAAGGTGATCCAGCTTCCGATACCTGAACTGGTGGTATTCCGGATGTTTCATGTCTCCGATGGTTCCCCTCAGCACAAAATCGAAACTCGAAACATTTTTTCCGAAGCTCTTGAAGTAGAAAGGAAGCTTATGAGTGAAGTAATAAGCGATGAATTTATTATTGTAATATTTACCTCCTTCCAGTGTTGCAAAACCGAGGAATGAGGTAAGGTTGAAATTAAAATCTTTGCTTGGCGAAGCAAGTCCGTTCATGGTAAAGTTTTTCCAGATAGGAGCATCACCGAACACCATGCCTCCGTATAACCGGAATCCTGTAGTTCCGATCCTTGTTTTAAAATTGTGAACAAAAAGAGCATCAAAACGGGTATAGTTAAAGTCTCCGCCCAAAATTTTATAGCTCTGTTCATAGTTAAAATAGAGCTCAGGATATTTCTGGTCGATCAGAGATTTTCCCTGGGGGGTCATGATGTTCGTGGAATTCGGAGAGTATTTCAGGGTGAAAAGCGTATTAAAATTATCAAATGCAGCACCCCTCTCTCTGAACTGATAATCAAAAAG encodes:
- the tpiA gene encoding triose-phosphate isomerase, which gives rise to MRRKIVAGNWKMNKNVIDAQQLMIQLLSYKNSNTTNCEVWIAPPSLYLMMAKDIFEKDEIGVFSQDMSEHESGAYTGELSADMLESIDATGSLIGHSERRQYHGETDSHCNRKVKLALDKGLIPVYCNGETLEQRKAGEHFDVVKNQTEVALCTLSAEEIKKVVIAYEPVWAIGTGETATPEQAQEIHAHIRSTIAAKYGQEVADEVSILYGGSVKPDNAKEIFSQPDIDGGLIGGAALKLEDFSKIIEGFNS
- a CDS encoding S9 family peptidase — translated: MKKIYLSLFVMSTVTFQSQKFPDLKSPTAEKQEHIREIHGDRVNDPYYWMIDYFKKGKDSTKVVDYLKAENNYWTGMMKDTEPFRAQLFKEMKARIKEKDESVPSFKNGYYYYTRTEEGKQYFKYCRKKGNLNAPEEVLLDVDQLAEGHAYFSASGFSISPDNTKLIYGVDDVSRRQYKLILKDLSTGKTTDLGIRNTTGTAVWANDNKTIFYTGKNPETLLTEKIFRHTLGTASSADAMVYEEKDKSNYIGVGKSKNEKFIMIYSGATTSSETRYLDAAQPNGTFKVFQPRIKDVLYDVTALEDKFLITTNKDALNFKVMETPLDKTGIDHWKDFIPHRKEVLMEGISEFKNFLVFSERQNGLSQLAIYDRKTGKKEFLKFDEPTYTVYPSGNPEYNTDNFRFGYTSMITPSSQFEQDLKTGKRTLLKQQEVLGGYNKENYITERLFATAKDGTRIPVSIVYKKGYQKNGNSPLLLYAYGSYGNSMDASFSSTRLSLLDRGFAFAIAHIRGGQEMGRQWYEDGKMMKKKNTFTDFISVGEYLVKEKYTSPKHLYAQGGSAGGLLMGAVVNMSPDLWNGVISQVPFVDVVNTMLDESISLTTNEYDEWGNPNNKEAYFYMKSYSPYENVEKKKYPNILVTTGLHDSQVQYFEPAKWVAKLRDMKTDKNVLLLKTDMDYGHGGASGRFDYLKDLALVYAFMFKLEGITK
- a CDS encoding tellurite resistance TerB family protein, translated to MQKSNKSIAGYHLLMILSSVDGDFAPEEGMVIQQYLADEFPFRIDLDDELDTLAMLQPDEWKNHFEFHAGCFKDDSTEEERKKFAQFAKTLIKADNQVTDEEHSFYKHLKSLWNLD
- a CDS encoding BT_3928 family protein translates to MIKGLLRFVIAVIFILSGFVKAVDLVGFSFKMEEYFSPPVFNMPFLEKFALLFSIIVVVLELLLGCMLLIKLKLKFTLSALIALCIFFGFLTFYSAYYNVVTDCGCFGDAIKFTPWQSFVKDVVLLIGLIAVFILHRKDFKKKDAYTFDRRKKASDTFKYWILGLFSLIMIYIMAQGIMHEPMIDFRDYKTGTDLKAEKGKINKNPSEYKTFYSLKNQKTGEVKKVNQDDYIKKTEYWAEGSPWKIEDGKNESVLVKEGYKSEIVKFKIEDPTGLDVTDQVINAPKAVLVFSYHPKEVSPELLQKLEAKVKAEKADVLYGVSTDPNTFKTIKNMMMDGTAIKTIARSNPFVLILQNGKITDKQPAKDYVK
- a CDS encoding DUF1599 domain-containing protein, whose protein sequence is MSETSVQFGKVIGECRELFSKKLQDYGPAWRVLRPSSITDQIYIKVNRIRTLQMTDKKMVDESEESEFIAVVNYSIIGLIQLEKGFSNDFNENKEEIMKLYDHYSHEARALMERKNHDYGEAWRDMRISSITDLIYQKVLRTKQIEDNQGLTIVSEGLDANYFDMLNYAVFCLIKFSEKEPQN
- the folP gene encoding dihydropteroate synthase, with translation MSATNPLVPNGNPRTHTINCNGGLVDLSAPKIMGILNLTPDSFSDGGRFNNETAALNHAEKLIREGAEIIDIGAQSTRPNAEFLTAAEEIRRIGSVIAGIKKEFPETLISLDTFYAETVKFGYSEGIDIINDISGGQYDEQMLASSAETGLPYILMHVNPSYETMHNKIHFEDITLSVNRYFSEKTNELLEKGIVDIIIDPGFGFGKTVEDQMKMIDEVGYLGFGKFPLLIGISRKSFIYKPLGKSALDINEETQKLHMKVLKQGARILRVHDVKAAKETLNQFLRLS
- a CDS encoding M20/M25/M40 family metallo-hydrolase translates to MRKRCIAVLAGLFIFATGHAQSYPKPLVSAIKETDLRKDMFEMAADQFWGREAGTLDELKVSMWLADKAKEAGMAPAGDNGTFFQYFNMYRHQVLPQTTLKIGNQPLTLWKDFLVAEPVNSNLVADVLYAGNAEPEELSKLNIKGKILAVHASDKNIDRDMTLFVRRYPGFIRTKYYTKALELGAKGIIFITDDTADKSWAEVLPQMTRGSYGVEGLREKVTDHIPVLWIKRENAAWVKNNPSASLHLITETYKYPSVNVIGKIEGTDPELKNEYVLLSGHQDHDGIRHPVKNDTIYNGADDNASTCVAMLAMARAYKKQPGKRSILFVFHGAEERGLLGSRWHAAHPVVPKENIVAVLNGDMIGRNDNNEAALLGGNAPHKNSEELVKMAEKANDESAKFKYLKDWDSPKHAEYFYFRSDHLPYAKAGIPAIFFTSVLHDQYHTPQDESENINYKKLFKMTEWMYRTSWKVANEDVRPKVLSDFTLER